Proteins encoded in a region of the Quercus lobata isolate SW786 chromosome 8, ValleyOak3.0 Primary Assembly, whole genome shotgun sequence genome:
- the LOC115955385 gene encoding uncharacterized protein LOC115955385, with protein MRGDQLQRRALLARALVRTTIARYHTNSQVEPRSLKFNKNIYGKPEVEWQDVDGSHIPPLHFNISHTSSMIACGVTVNSAIGIDVEEKQRKLKNNILAFARRYFSPYEVGLLTAISDPEFQRQEFIKLWTLKEAYVKALGRGFSAAPFKTFTIRFRTATGGHLSEYRDSEAFDVVVDSFDDPKNLTSNWQFALIELAGSHYAAVCIEGDRTTEGNGTRPMKLTVRRTIPFVEDECVSGTDAVVAIVGLT; from the exons ATGCGTGGAGATCAGCTCCAAAGAAGAGCCCTGCTTGCCCGTGCATTGGTTCGCACTACCATTGCAAGAT ATCATACAAATAGTCAAGTTGAACCAAGATCCTTGAAGTTTAACAAGAATATATATGGGAAGCCTGAG GTAGAGTGGCAAGATGTTGATGGCTCACACATACCACCATTGCATTTCAACATTTCACACACTTCTTCTATGATAGCTTGTGGAGTGACTGTGAATTCAGCA ATTGGTATTGATGTGGAAGAGAAGCAACGGAAGTTGAAGAATAATATCTTAGCATTTGCTCGAAGGTACTTTTCTCCTTATGAAGTGGGACTTTTAACTGCCATTTCAGACCCTGAATTTCAGCGTCAGGAGTTTATAAAATTATGGACTCTCAAG GAGGCATATGTGAAAGCATTGGGGAGGGGCTTCTCAGCTGCACCTTTTAAAACCTTTACCATTCGATTTAGGACTGCTACAGGTGGACATCTTTCTGAGTATAGAGATTCTGAG GCATTTGATGTAGTTGTTGATTCTTTTGATGATCCCAAGAACCTGACAAGCAATTGGCAATTTGCTCTCATAGAATTGGCTGGTTCTCATTATGCTGCTGTTTGCATTGAAGGGGATAGAACCACTGAAG GCAATGGGACCCGCCCAATGAAATTGACAGTGCGGAGAACCATTCCATTTGTTGAAGATGAATGTGTTTCTGGAACTGATGCTGTGGTAGCAATAGTTGGCTTAACTTAA
- the LOC115955202 gene encoding uncharacterized protein LOC115955202 gives MFFYFFLESYPGSTLFSIVSPPFFYFLLSHHHHHYPNTTQRERERESSAGSCAYHSFVELMDDNQESQIHGDDLEKDDVGTARVLKEEEEEEVEKNDNKVSAEKNGRLCFKLLKLKHPNTESFLQQHPAPKEELLVSSPSPTTRICNICNRGFGSGKALGGHMRMHVQARNKELLEKLNNATTTNTNTTRDIIAKTQESFSITEEGEPTCYVCKKTFLSMKSLFGHMRSHPERDWRGIQPPTTPTDHKHYNNCSSSSTLSDEKLDTFPAITATSEVFVDLSESLSSWRVTGKRGRKSTDSANDSGLPLDIDHADAVFGLMTLAYVDPRQASNMSCNSMMDARKKLRIDEGRSSSREVLPNTIEAKGKGKPPVVEETALEVPLNMKWNLFGYEEESPREYYRHNSNDSSELDSADKTVGETMMMSNKRKTRKVKLVELEALGGDQSHHKQVDSVTPNRYICSLCNRSFPTHQALGGHRSSHNKVMKYIQQQTLDESVSADDSTAENYGHYANPTTTTQMDEEAVLGPTTHQCKICDRTFPTGQALGGHKRCHWNGTVEMQSSQVTSPEGEAKAQSSQATSPGEASQTGRRNLEFDLNELPAMEVEEGIVESIYMAAA, from the coding sequence ATgtttttctacttcttcttgGAGTCGTACCCTGGGAGTACCCTTTTTTCAATagtctctcccccttttttttattttttgttatcacACCATCACCATCACTATCCCAACAccactcagagagagagagagagagaaagctcaGCTGGGTCTTGTGCATATCATTCTTTTGTTGAGCTAATGGATGATAATCAAGAAAGTCAGATTCACGGTGATGATCTGGAGAAAGACGACGTGGGCACAGCAAGGGTTttgaaggaggaggaggaggaggaggttgAGAAGAACGATAATAAGGTTTCGGCTGAGAAAAACGGGAGGCTTTGCTTCAAGCTCCTCAAGCTCAAGCATCCAAATACTGAGTCTTTTTTACAACAACATCCTGCTCCAAAAGAAGAGTTGTTGGTGTCGTCTCCGTCTCCTACTACTCGTATCTGCAATATTTGTAACAGAGGCTTTGGCTCTGGTAAAGCCCTTGGTGGTCACATGAGAATGCATGTTCAAGCCAGAAACAAAGAGCTCCTTGAAAAGTTGAATAATGCAACCACCACTAATACTAATACTACTCGTGATATTATTGCCAAGACCCAAGAAAGCTTTTCTATTACGGAAGAAGGTGAACCCACTTGCTACGTTTGTAAGAAGACCTTCTTGTCCATGAAGTCCTTGTTTGGCCACATGAGATCTCACCCTGAAAGGGATTGGAGGGGAATTCAACCACCAACTACTCCAACTGACCACAAACATTACAACAATTGCAGCTCCTCATCTACACTATCTGATGAAAAGCTTGATACTTTCCCTGCAATCACTGCAACGTCGGAGGTTTTTGTCGATTTATCAGAGTCTTTATCGAGTTGGAGGGTGACCGGTAAGAGAGGCCGGAAAAGCACTGATTCAGCTAATGATTCTGGTCTTCCGCTTGATATAGATCATGCGGATGCTGTGTTTGGTCTTATGACGCTGGCTTATGTTGATCCTAGGCAAGCATCTAATATGTCCTGCAATTCAATGATGGACGCAAGGAAGAAGCTAAGGATTGATGAAGGTCGAAGCAGCAGCCGTGAAGTTCTACCCAATACGATTGAGGCCAAAGGGAAAGGAAAGCCGCCTGTGGTAGAAGAAACTGCTCTAGAGGTACCACTGAATATGAAATGGAATTTATTTGGGTATGAAGAAGAATCGCCTAGAGAATACTATAGACACAACTCTAATGACAGTAGTGAGCTTGATTCTGCTGATAAAACTGTGGGGGAGACGATGATGATGAGCAATAAGAGGAAAACAAGGAAGGTTAAATTAGTAGAGTTGGAAGCACTTGGTGGTGATCAAAGTCATCATAAACAAGTTGATTCTGTGACACCCAATCGATACATATGCAGTCTTTGTAATAGATCATTCCCAACCCACCAAGCTTTGGGTGGTCATAGGTCCAGCCACAACAAAGTGATGAAGTACATACAACAACAGACTTTGGATGAATCTGTGTCAGCAGATGACTCAACTGCTGAGAATTATGGACATTATGCCAACCCCACTACTACTACTCAAATGGATGAAGAAGCTGTACTAGGACCAACCACACACCAATGCAAGATTTGTGACAGAACCTTCCCAACCGGTCAGGCGCTAGGGGGTCACAAGAGGTGTCATTGGAATGGCACTGTGGAAATGCAATCCAGTCAAGTCACATCCCCGGAAGGAGAAGCCAAAGCTCAATCCAGTCAAGCAACATCTCCAGGAGAAGCTAGTCAGACTGGTAGAAGGAATTTGGAATTTGATCTCAATGAGCTACCAGCTATGGAGGTTGAAGAAGGTATCGTTGAGTCAATCTATATGGCTGCAGCCTGA